From Vibrio maritimus, one genomic window encodes:
- a CDS encoding DUF1501 domain-containing protein has protein sequence MKLTRRRFLQSSSAVVSGMSLPMYLTLPKQAYAASDQDYKALVCVFLPGGCDSFNMVLPRSGQHYLDYREARPKMSHTNDVMLDTGLVSENGVELGLNPNMPLVAELMRNGQATTLLNIGTLLEPTTKDNWDSVRKPSNLGSHNTQQNAWIRRYDPEKKIFPNIGWGGALMDEIHNPAVLLPESLKVSNSGWLGGLESEAFRISSSSALKRHVQSKAPELEAITKAYFKAATLSPMQQELIRRHKSSYETLNTIDNVLKQYPPDTSITGGDLSNQLRLVKQMIEAAPALGHQRTIFVVTMGGWDTHGKSNNGALGTLDKALGTFQAALTGAGLSEQVVTFTMSDFGRTINSNSNNGTDHGWGSNQLVLGGSIVGHKAYGRFPEFRRGGTNANGNSFIPELSHEQMGATFGEWLGLNEVSMNTVFPMLNPNASNPFSKRTLGFLSGEQGSSEAIYPFAVSASDENPNGIDKVKHAVDGNSSTKWSAKGLGVSYTLMLPGEHKLSNIKLAQAKGNERKYKFLIQISNDGNNYKTVKNIVTSGNTEELESYSLSMEEAKFIRLICNGNDDPNRPDLRKWNNFSQIEVWGKVS, from the coding sequence ATGAAGCTTACACGTAGACGTTTTTTGCAATCGAGCAGTGCGGTAGTCTCTGGCATGTCACTGCCTATGTACCTCACCCTGCCTAAGCAAGCATATGCTGCCAGTGACCAGGACTACAAAGCGCTAGTCTGTGTTTTCTTACCTGGAGGTTGTGACTCGTTTAATATGGTCCTCCCTCGCTCAGGGCAACACTACTTAGACTATCGCGAAGCCCGACCTAAAATGAGCCATACGAATGATGTGATGCTCGATACTGGGCTTGTTTCAGAAAATGGTGTAGAACTTGGCTTAAATCCCAATATGCCTCTAGTTGCAGAGCTAATGCGTAATGGTCAGGCGACAACACTGCTGAATATTGGCACTCTGTTGGAACCAACAACTAAGGATAATTGGGATTCAGTACGTAAACCTTCCAACTTGGGTTCACATAATACTCAGCAAAACGCTTGGATAAGGCGCTATGACCCTGAGAAGAAAATTTTTCCGAACATCGGGTGGGGGGGAGCTTTGATGGACGAAATCCACAATCCAGCAGTACTGTTGCCCGAGTCGCTGAAAGTATCAAACTCTGGTTGGCTTGGTGGTCTGGAATCGGAGGCATTCCGTATCTCTTCTTCGAGTGCACTTAAGCGTCACGTACAGAGTAAGGCTCCTGAACTGGAGGCTATCACAAAGGCTTATTTTAAAGCTGCGACACTATCTCCCATGCAACAAGAGCTGATACGACGCCATAAGTCTTCCTATGAGACTCTTAACACTATAGATAATGTGTTGAAGCAGTACCCGCCTGATACCTCGATTACTGGAGGGGATTTGTCAAACCAGCTGCGTTTGGTTAAACAGATGATTGAAGCTGCGCCTGCACTTGGCCATCAACGTACTATATTTGTTGTAACAATGGGTGGTTGGGATACTCATGGAAAGAGCAACAATGGTGCACTTGGTACTTTAGATAAAGCGTTGGGTACTTTCCAAGCAGCACTCACCGGTGCAGGTCTTTCGGAGCAGGTGGTCACTTTCACGATGTCTGATTTTGGTCGAACTATTAACAGTAACTCAAATAATGGTACCGACCACGGTTGGGGGAGCAATCAGTTGGTTCTTGGTGGAAGCATTGTAGGTCACAAGGCTTACGGTCGATTTCCCGAATTCCGCAGAGGAGGTACCAATGCTAATGGTAATAGCTTTATACCTGAGCTTTCCCACGAGCAAATGGGAGCTACGTTTGGTGAATGGCTAGGGCTAAATGAAGTTAGTATGAACACAGTGTTCCCCATGCTTAATCCTAATGCATCAAACCCTTTTTCAAAAAGAACTTTGGGGTTTTTGTCAGGTGAACAAGGTAGCTCTGAAGCTATTTATCCTTTTGCCGTTTCTGCTAGTGATGAGAACCCTAATGGTATTGATAAAGTAAAACATGCCGTTGACGGTAATTCTTCAACAAAGTGGTCTGCTAAGGGATTGGGAGTCTCTTATACATTAATGCTACCAGGGGAGCATAAATTATCAAACATAAAATTAGCACAAGCTAAAGGTAATGAAAGAAAATATAAGTTTTTAATTCAGATCAGCAATGATGGTAATAATTATAAGACTGTAAAAAATATAGTAACTAGTGGGAATACAGAAGAGTTAGAGTCTTACTCTTTATCAATGGAAGAAGCAAAGTTCATTCGTTTAATATGTAATGGTAATGATGACCCTAATCGGCCTGACTTACGTAAATGGAATAATTTTAGCCAAATAGAAGTTTGGGGGAAAGTGAGCTAA
- a CDS encoding DUF1800 domain-containing protein, with protein sequence MNLNSDRDAARFLDRATFGVRRAELQELRNIGVEAWLKVQRELPPSYQFPLLKHKRDQVRNGNFWHYQRVGAWYDTVLWGKDQLRQRMAFALSQLVVVSIKDDGLSGSGKDGGKWGQRLHGVVNYYDMLIENALGNYRDILNHVSRSPIMGTFLTHMGNRSFAASGSHPDQNYARELMQLFSIGLNELELNGTVRLDSEGIPIENYSVEDVENVAKIMTGWQKNNDMLKPMKLNESVHDQGEKRVLGHYFPPGVGAEEELNQLLDILIAHPSTAPYISKFFISKLVTSNPKPDYVERVARVFRDTQGDLFEMAKAILLDPNAYHENPLHLAKVREPILYFTGYLRILDVRTSTSLGFTYTDGNIKSSINQVPMAAPSVFNFFESDYSPQGPVADNELIAPELDGYDWTLFLGSENQVHRQLWSFDDKNFGSRSDRFYISIADYVDIAADSVSLIDLITQRVLNGKISDALYQALVEITDSYNGNNAREIARQALYMSLTSPEYRVQE encoded by the coding sequence ATGAATTTAAACAGTGATCGTGATGCCGCACGCTTTCTCGACCGCGCTACCTTTGGAGTACGGCGTGCAGAGTTGCAAGAACTACGAAATATTGGGGTTGAGGCTTGGTTGAAGGTCCAACGAGAACTGCCTCCTTCTTATCAATTTCCGTTACTAAAACATAAGCGAGATCAAGTTCGGAATGGAAATTTTTGGCACTATCAGCGTGTAGGCGCTTGGTATGACACAGTCCTCTGGGGAAAAGATCAATTACGTCAACGAATGGCATTCGCCTTAAGCCAGCTAGTAGTGGTATCTATTAAAGACGATGGCCTTAGTGGTAGTGGTAAAGATGGCGGAAAGTGGGGACAACGCCTCCATGGGGTCGTAAACTACTACGATATGTTGATTGAAAATGCTCTAGGGAATTACCGAGATATTCTTAACCATGTGAGCCGTTCACCAATTATGGGAACCTTTCTCACCCATATGGGTAACAGATCTTTTGCGGCTTCAGGTTCTCACCCAGATCAAAACTATGCGAGGGAGTTGATGCAACTGTTCTCCATAGGTTTGAATGAGCTCGAACTCAATGGCACAGTGAGACTGGACAGTGAAGGCATACCAATTGAGAACTACAGCGTTGAGGATGTCGAAAACGTTGCTAAGATTATGACGGGCTGGCAAAAAAACAATGATATGCTCAAACCTATGAAGCTTAATGAGAGCGTACACGATCAAGGAGAGAAGCGAGTCCTCGGTCACTACTTCCCTCCAGGGGTAGGAGCAGAGGAAGAGCTGAATCAACTTCTTGATATATTAATAGCTCACCCTAGCACTGCGCCATATATTTCTAAATTCTTTATTTCAAAGTTGGTGACTTCAAACCCCAAACCCGACTACGTTGAACGTGTGGCCAGAGTATTTCGCGATACTCAAGGTGATCTTTTTGAAATGGCGAAGGCAATTTTGCTCGATCCTAATGCATATCACGAAAATCCTCTGCATCTTGCTAAAGTCAGAGAGCCTATCCTGTACTTTACCGGTTATCTGAGAATACTGGACGTACGCACCAGTACATCGTTAGGTTTTACTTACACGGACGGCAATATTAAAAGTTCGATAAACCAAGTACCTATGGCAGCACCGTCAGTATTTAACTTCTTCGAGTCCGATTATAGCCCCCAAGGGCCGGTTGCTGATAATGAATTGATTGCCCCTGAATTAGACGGCTATGATTGGACCTTGTTTCTGGGTAGTGAAAACCAAGTACACCGTCAGCTTTGGAGTTTTGATGATAAAAACTTCGGCTCCCGCTCGGATAGATTTTATATTTCAATCGCAGATTATGTAGACATTGCGGCTGACAGTGTAAGTTTAATCGACCTTATTACTCAACGAGTACTTAATGGCAAAATTAGTGACGCCCTATACCAAGCTCTGGTAGAGATTACCGATTCTTACAATGGAAACAATGCACGGGAGATCGCTCGGCAAGCTCTTTATATGTCATTGACCTCACCAGAATATCGAGTACAGGAGTAA